In Lycium barbarum isolate Lr01 chromosome 9, ASM1917538v2, whole genome shotgun sequence, the DNA window CTGTTACCATCGCTTATGAAGCTCAGGCTAGACTTCAAGATCCAATTTATGGATGTGTTTCACATATATTTGCTCTCCAACAACAGGTAATTTATAATAATTATCTTGATAACCAAAAGCGTTTCATGCTTGTTAATTAGTTGAGCTAGAATTTATGAGATTTTTGTTGATTTCACAGGTTGTCAATTTACAAGCACAACTTGCTTCTCTCAAGGAACAAGCAGctcaaaacttgcaaaatggttCCAATTATGCAAACCCTAATTGTGACCAATTTCAAGGTCTTCAAAGTTGGCTTTATCAGTCtgaaaatccaagcaatatgccCCAATTTGATCATTCTAGCTTGACCAGTAACAATAATATTGGATCAACCCCATATCATGGAAGTGAAAGTTACAACATGACATCAAATACTTACCATATGGGGAATTATGACAATACTAATTTGGTGGTTCCACAGGGAAATATGTCAAGTTTTGAAGAGGGTTCTTGCTCAGCAGATTCTTTTGACATGCAAACAGATCATCATCACAACAACAGGCAATGGACATATCAAGATGATGCGGATGACCTTCAATCAGTGGCCTTCAGATATCTTCAACATTCTTGAGTACTATTCAATTTAGGGCTTCAAAAAATCATATGGGTGAAGATTAATTACTCTCTCAATTTTGTATTGCTAAAAGCACCTTTTATGACGTGACATAGCTGCTAGAAACCCTAGAAATGTTCAAAACCATCATAAACCTATGGTTCTGCCTACAATTGTTTTTCCTTAGGTCATGTGTAACCTTGGATATAACTAGAATATTATTAGTATATTTTAATAAATCTTCCTTTTATTAGTGTTTAATTTGGATTAGACCTAGTACATCATACACCTTATCAGTGCATACAATAACCTAATTGTTTCTGTATGCTTTCCCTTTTTGAATCTTAGAAGTTAAATTCAGAAAACCACTTGGATGCTATACTCAAGACTTTAATCTGTGGTAGGTTTTTAGCTAAAGTAACATTGTATATGACTTTCTACCCTA includes these proteins:
- the LOC132610945 gene encoding LOB domain-containing protein 29-like: MTGTGSPCGACKFLRRKCIKGCVFAPYFCYEHAATHFSAIHKVFGASNVSKLLAHIPVSDRGEAAVTIAYEAQARLQDPIYGCVSHIFALQQQVVNLQAQLASLKEQAAQNLQNGSNYANPNCDQFQGLQSWLYQSENPSNMPQFDHSSLTSNNNIGSTPYHGSESYNMTSNTYHMGNYDNTNLVVPQGNMSSFEEGSCSADSFDMQTDHHHNNRQWTYQDDADDLQSVAFRYLQHS